A window of the Haloarcula rubripromontorii genome harbors these coding sequences:
- a CDS encoding ABC transporter ATP-binding protein: protein MTQLELKNLVKTFSDGSDEVVAVDTVNMSLNDGEFLVLVGPSGCGKSTTLRMVAGLETVTEGDILIGNESVIGSEPRDRDIAMVFQNYALYPHMTAKENMSFGLKMTTDLDTETIEQRVTETAEMMGIKDLLNDQPKELSGGQQQRVALGRAIVRDPAVFLMDEPLSNLDAKLRTKMRTELKRLQNELDVTTIYVTHDQTEAMTMGDRIAILDDGVLQQVGTPLECYHRPANRFVAGFIGSPSMNFIPVTVEDGSLVHQEFTYTPSAETADQLDGYEEVILGVRPEDIQLTPTTDSKQTVTATVDVVEPLGDLFHVYVTIDGQQYTVTVEDGSGLENGVTVGLRFPEETIHLFDVDSGTAIKNSEADIDKESPLAA, encoded by the coding sequence ATGACACAGTTAGAGCTCAAGAACCTAGTTAAGACGTTCTCCGACGGGAGCGATGAGGTCGTCGCTGTCGATACGGTGAATATGTCGCTAAATGACGGTGAGTTTCTGGTACTGGTGGGCCCATCCGGCTGTGGAAAATCGACAACCTTGCGGATGGTTGCCGGACTTGAGACGGTGACTGAAGGCGATATTTTGATCGGAAATGAGTCTGTGATCGGTAGCGAGCCCCGTGACCGCGATATCGCGATGGTGTTTCAGAACTACGCGCTCTATCCACATATGACCGCAAAGGAGAATATGTCGTTTGGGTTGAAGATGACGACAGATCTGGATACAGAGACGATTGAACAGCGCGTAACCGAGACAGCCGAGATGATGGGCATCAAGGACCTGCTCAATGATCAGCCAAAGGAGTTGTCTGGTGGCCAGCAACAGCGGGTGGCTCTCGGGAGAGCAATCGTTCGGGATCCGGCAGTGTTCTTGATGGACGAGCCACTGAGTAATCTGGATGCCAAACTCCGAACGAAAATGCGGACCGAGCTAAAGCGCCTCCAGAACGAACTCGACGTGACAACGATCTACGTCACCCATGACCAGACGGAGGCAATGACAATGGGCGACCGGATCGCTATTCTGGACGACGGAGTGTTACAGCAGGTCGGAACACCACTGGAGTGTTACCACCGTCCGGCCAATCGGTTTGTCGCCGGGTTTATCGGGTCGCCATCGATGAACTTTATCCCTGTCACTGTCGAGGACGGGTCGCTAGTGCATCAAGAGTTTACATATACGCCATCTGCCGAAACCGCCGACCAGCTTGACGGGTACGAAGAAGTCATTCTCGGTGTCCGACCTGAAGATATTCAACTCACCCCCACCACAGACTCGAAGCAGACCGTCACCGCGACCGTCGACGTTGTTGAGCCACTTGGGGACCTGTTCCATGTGTACGTGACTATCGACGGACAGCAGTATACGGTCACCGTCGAGGATGGATCGGGCCTTGAGAATGGAGTCACGGTCGGTTTGAGGTTCCCAGAGGAGACCATCCATCTCTTTGATGTGGACTCCGGCACTGCAATTAAAAACAGCGAAGCGGACATCGACAAAGAAAGCCCGCTTGCCGCCTGA
- a CDS encoding aminotransferase class V-fold PLP-dependent enzyme: MVRFTTESESESVYHQLGVTPVINAAGTKTRIGGSLIREEAADAMRAAADEFVQLSDLEAKASEQIAEIAGSEAGYVSPGAEAGLLLAAAAAIAGDDPKTMSELPHPTDAPNDIVMPRTHRTGYDHALRAAGANIVDVGTNDYHLGTGATNVEPWEIESAIDENTAGIAYVQKTYTQPDLSTVSEIAHRHDLPVIVDAAAEVPPIENLSRFVEQGADMVVFSGGKGIRGPQTTGLIAGKRRYIRSIAVQHQDMHVDRRVWNPPSSLIDTEQFDGVPRQGIGRSLKVGKEELVGLIRALELFIEEDQEALVAEWETLAQRMASQLAAAGVETTVVTGGEQSVAPRVVADIAGSQSTLSAAVLVAELQREDPRVYVGEDRIDEGEIVLNPMCLDEDGAAYVVDRLLTHI; the protein is encoded by the coding sequence ATGGTTCGATTCACAACAGAGTCAGAGTCGGAGTCAGTGTACCATCAGTTAGGTGTCACGCCGGTCATCAATGCAGCGGGAACGAAAACGCGAATCGGTGGTAGCCTTATTCGGGAGGAAGCCGCGGACGCCATGCGCGCTGCTGCGGACGAATTCGTCCAGTTGAGTGATCTGGAGGCGAAGGCTTCCGAACAGATCGCTGAGATTGCCGGGTCGGAGGCCGGATACGTTTCCCCGGGTGCTGAAGCTGGCCTGTTGTTGGCCGCGGCTGCCGCAATCGCGGGGGACGATCCGAAGACGATGTCGGAGTTACCCCATCCGACGGACGCACCAAACGACATCGTGATGCCCCGGACTCACCGAACGGGGTACGACCACGCATTGCGAGCGGCTGGTGCAAACATCGTCGATGTCGGAACAAACGATTACCACCTCGGTACTGGTGCGACAAACGTGGAGCCCTGGGAAATCGAAAGTGCTATAGACGAAAACACTGCCGGGATTGCGTACGTCCAGAAAACGTACACACAGCCCGACCTCTCGACTGTCTCGGAGATCGCACATCGACACGATCTGCCCGTGATCGTCGACGCTGCTGCCGAGGTTCCGCCCATTGAGAACCTCTCGCGTTTCGTCGAACAGGGGGCAGACATGGTAGTGTTCAGTGGTGGCAAAGGGATTCGTGGCCCACAGACGACTGGCCTCATCGCCGGCAAACGTCGGTACATCCGTTCCATCGCTGTCCAACACCAGGATATGCATGTCGATCGGCGGGTGTGGAATCCACCGAGCTCGCTCATTGATACGGAACAGTTCGATGGAGTCCCCAGACAGGGAATCGGACGGTCGCTCAAGGTCGGGAAAGAGGAGCTTGTCGGCCTCATTCGCGCGCTGGAACTATTCATTGAAGAGGACCAGGAAGCGCTTGTTGCCGAGTGGGAGACGCTCGCCCAACGCATGGCGAGCCAGCTTGCGGCAGCGGGTGTGGAGACGACAGTTGTCACTGGCGGTGAGCAGAGCGTCGCTCCTCGCGTCGTTGCGGATATCGCTGGCTCCCAGTCAACTCTCTCGGCGGCTGTGCTGGTGGCAGAACTGCAGCGGGAGGACCCGCGTGTGTATGTCGGTGAGGACCGCATCGATGAGGGCGAGATTGTTCTCAACCCAATGTGTCTTGATGAAGACGGTGCTGCGTACGTCGTCGACCGTCTGCTCACACATATATGA
- a CDS encoding PIG-L deacetylase family protein produces MQVLIIVAHPDDADVFCGGTIAKHAERGDEVSIVHMTRGEYGGLRMDSQEAVGRVREQEARASGAVLGASEVTFLEFKDGRVTYSLENRFEMVDVIREYNPDIILTHYKDDLHPDHRATSRLVTDAYYMASLPLVETDFEPCDPDNIYYFGKPTSEFTPSMFIDIDGYLEQKVTAIEKHESQVEFLVEHGGIDAEFDNLVDGLRAENLVYGKQAGARSAEGFVPLHESAQDFLG; encoded by the coding sequence ATGCAGGTCCTGATAATAGTTGCCCACCCAGACGACGCAGACGTCTTCTGTGGCGGTACGATAGCAAAGCACGCTGAACGTGGTGACGAGGTCAGTATCGTACATATGACTCGTGGAGAGTACGGCGGGCTCCGGATGGACTCACAGGAAGCGGTCGGGCGAGTCCGTGAACAGGAGGCCCGCGCCTCGGGGGCGGTGTTAGGCGCGTCAGAAGTCACGTTTCTCGAATTCAAAGACGGACGAGTCACTTACTCCTTGGAAAACCGTTTTGAGATGGTGGATGTAATCCGGGAATACAATCCGGATATTATCCTCACGCATTACAAAGACGATCTGCATCCCGACCACCGCGCGACTTCACGGTTAGTTACGGACGCGTATTACATGGCGTCGCTCCCCCTCGTCGAGACGGATTTCGAACCCTGTGACCCGGACAATATCTACTACTTCGGCAAGCCGACATCGGAGTTTACACCCTCCATGTTCATCGATATCGATGGGTATCTGGAACAAAAGGTCACAGCAATTGAGAAACACGAGTCACAGGTGGAGTTCCTCGTCGAACATGGGGGGATTGACGCCGAGTTCGATAACCTTGTCGACGGACTCCGCGCCGAGAATCTCGTGTACGGAAAACAGGCTGGGGCCCGCAGTGCAGAGGGGTTCGTCCCGCTGCATGAGTCTGCACAAGACTTCCTCGGATGA
- the nagZ gene encoding beta-N-acetylhexosaminidase produces the protein MQTQTVASMPLAQKVGQLFMAGFDGSEPTAGSRELIREYNLGNIIYFSRNITSPSQVTALSAELQSEATAVGAGLPLFIATDQEGGVVSRLNWGTQLPGQMLIGACDDDAMARKAGATVGRELRSLGINLNLAPVLDVNNNPDNPVIGVRSFGEDPERVGALGTAMAQGLQSVDVSACGKHFPGHGDTAVDSHLDLPVVAHERPRLERVEFPPFEAAIQGGIDAIMTTHVAFPAITGDEELPATISPEVQTGLLREELGFDGLLITDCLEMDAIAEGVGTAEGAVCAIEAGCDMITVSHTLERQRAAIEAVLTAVRTGRLTEERIDRSLHRIQRYKQQRVGESAGGEVPEWRRCVATSKQLASEIAECGVTLVRDDSETLPFDTSRRLHVVSFTGTRGSPAEDDRYDPELVAAALREVGFEITTHTIAGGEAVDIAAANEQIVAVSYDALSNTAQAATLRSLVVEYEQLAVLAVRNPYDLAVCPGAATFLTTYDYSPGALQTAAKTLAGTVDTTGSLPVTIPE, from the coding sequence ATGCAGACGCAGACAGTAGCGAGTATGCCACTGGCACAGAAAGTCGGTCAGTTGTTCATGGCTGGCTTCGATGGCTCCGAACCGACGGCTGGGTCGCGGGAACTGATCCGTGAGTACAACCTCGGAAACATCATTTATTTCAGCAGAAACATTACATCTCCATCGCAGGTGACAGCGCTCTCAGCGGAGTTGCAGTCAGAAGCCACAGCGGTCGGGGCTGGCCTCCCGCTGTTCATCGCTACCGATCAGGAAGGCGGTGTCGTTTCACGTCTCAACTGGGGTACACAGCTCCCGGGTCAGATGCTCATCGGGGCCTGTGATGACGACGCGATGGCCCGAAAAGCAGGTGCGACCGTCGGACGGGAGCTACGGAGTCTCGGGATCAATCTGAACCTCGCGCCAGTTCTCGATGTCAACAACAACCCAGACAACCCCGTAATCGGTGTCAGGTCCTTTGGTGAAGATCCCGAGCGTGTGGGCGCGCTGGGTACAGCCATGGCGCAGGGCCTTCAGTCCGTGGATGTCTCGGCCTGTGGAAAGCACTTTCCCGGTCATGGCGACACGGCAGTCGATTCACATCTCGATCTGCCGGTGGTCGCGCACGAGCGGCCTCGATTGGAACGCGTGGAGTTTCCCCCGTTCGAAGCTGCGATACAGGGCGGCATCGACGCGATTATGACCACGCATGTCGCCTTTCCGGCGATAACAGGTGATGAAGAACTGCCGGCGACGATATCTCCGGAAGTGCAGACAGGACTGCTTCGCGAGGAATTAGGGTTTGATGGCTTACTCATCACGGACTGCCTCGAGATGGATGCGATTGCTGAAGGCGTCGGCACCGCCGAAGGGGCTGTCTGCGCGATAGAAGCGGGGTGTGATATGATCACTGTTTCGCATACACTTGAGCGACAGCGCGCAGCGATTGAAGCCGTGCTTACTGCCGTCCGGACGGGACGACTTACCGAAGAACGAATCGACCGGTCGCTGCATCGCATCCAGCGATACAAGCAGCAGCGGGTGGGCGAATCTGCGGGTGGTGAAGTGCCGGAGTGGCGTCGCTGTGTAGCCACATCGAAACAGCTTGCGTCCGAAATCGCAGAGTGTGGGGTAACGCTCGTCAGGGACGACAGCGAGACACTGCCGTTCGATACGTCACGCCGTCTGCACGTGGTCAGCTTTACCGGGACGCGGGGGTCGCCCGCCGAGGATGATCGATACGACCCAGAACTAGTTGCTGCTGCGCTCAGAGAGGTCGGGTTTGAAATCACGACACATACCATAGCCGGCGGTGAGGCCGTCGACATAGCGGCAGCGAACGAGCAGATAGTGGCCGTCAGTTACGATGCACTGTCCAACACGGCACAGGCAGCGACGCTCCGGTCACTCGTTGTGGAATACGAGCAGTTGGCTGTCCTTGCTGTGCGGAACCCATACGACCTCGCTGTCTGTCCCGGTGCGGCGACGTTTTTGACGACATATGACTACTCGCCGGGTGCGCTTCAGACAGCGGCGAAAACACTGGCAGGGACAGTCGACACAACAGGGAGCCTCCCGGTCACGATTCCCGAGTGA
- a CDS encoding carbohydrate ABC transporter permease: MLSSLMAAVGSERTMLPDEMRLTADGKELIYQLLWRSVLILILIFAIFPVWMMFTTSFKTRDEVLQLGLDIIPADPYVQNYVLMFQRFPLVDYYVNSLIISSVTTVLSLFIGGLAAYSLSRYEFPGKEKFEMGALATQMIPGVLILIPMFLLFILMDQSANIPMKDTYHGMIFLYTTFTVPFTIWMLRGYFDTIPTALEEAARIDGCTRTQALFRVVMPLAAPGLAATGMFVFLLAFNEVLFASVLATDSVTPFSIGIQNFQQQDQTMWGQMMAASTLAAVPLLAIFVVFQRQIVSGLTSGSVKQ; encoded by the coding sequence ATGCTCAGCTCCCTCATGGCCGCTGTCGGGTCAGAACGTACCATGTTGCCCGACGAAATGCGACTGACTGCGGATGGCAAAGAACTCATATACCAACTGCTCTGGCGCTCCGTACTCATCCTCATTCTCATCTTCGCGATATTCCCCGTCTGGATGATGTTCACGACGTCGTTCAAAACGCGGGATGAAGTGTTGCAGCTCGGGCTGGACATAATTCCGGCAGACCCCTATGTCCAGAACTACGTCCTGATGTTCCAGCGATTCCCGCTTGTCGACTACTACGTTAACAGCTTGATCATATCGAGTGTAACAACGGTCCTCTCGCTGTTTATCGGTGGACTGGCCGCCTACTCGTTGTCACGATACGAGTTCCCCGGCAAGGAGAAGTTCGAGATGGGGGCACTCGCAACGCAGATGATACCCGGCGTACTCATCCTCATCCCGATGTTTCTGCTGTTCATCCTCATGGACCAGTCCGCGAACATTCCGATGAAAGACACGTACCACGGGATGATATTCCTCTATACGACGTTTACCGTCCCATTTACCATCTGGATGCTTCGCGGGTACTTCGACACAATTCCGACCGCACTGGAGGAAGCTGCGCGAATCGACGGCTGTACGCGGACACAGGCCCTGTTCCGCGTCGTTATGCCGCTTGCAGCACCCGGTTTAGCTGCGACTGGAATGTTCGTGTTCCTGCTCGCATTCAACGAGGTGCTTTTCGCATCGGTGCTGGCGACTGACAGCGTGACGCCGTTCTCGATTGGGATTCAGAACTTCCAGCAACAGGATCAGACGATGTGGGGCCAGATGATGGCAGCCTCGACCCTCGCCGCTGTCCCACTGCTCGCCATCTTCGTCGTGTTCCAGCGCCAGATCGTTTCCGGGCTAACTTCCGGGAGCGTCAAGCAGTAA
- a CDS encoding carbohydrate ABC transporter permease, whose amino-acid sequence MMLLVHGIPVILGFVMSFYEFPSLRYTDWFRPETFVGLDHFMKVFQKNTIYGAQFWNSLKVTILYTVGSVIGTYVLGLVTALTLDKQFRGKLVARTVILIPYVTPVVVTLLTWRMMFRSDTGVINALLRQAGLIEGSLFWLLGPNSLYAIIIANVWRNFPYAAIMLYAGLQSVPEQLYEAAEIDGAGRWGKLRYVTLPQLKPVSAVILLLLILWTFINFPVPYILLGGSPSESGNVLMLLIYSFGFKQSAYGIGSALSAMLFLFSMTIAYVYYKRVVASSYDGGAV is encoded by the coding sequence ATGATGCTTCTCGTCCACGGGATTCCGGTCATTCTCGGGTTCGTTATGAGCTTCTATGAGTTCCCGTCGCTCAGATACACCGACTGGTTCCGCCCTGAGACGTTCGTTGGACTTGACCACTTCATGAAGGTGTTCCAGAAGAATACGATCTATGGCGCACAGTTCTGGAACTCGCTCAAAGTCACTATTTTGTATACGGTTGGGTCAGTGATAGGGACGTACGTTCTCGGGCTCGTCACCGCCCTGACCCTCGATAAGCAGTTCCGGGGCAAGCTTGTCGCGCGGACCGTGATTCTGATTCCGTATGTGACGCCGGTTGTCGTCACGCTCCTTACGTGGCGGATGATGTTCCGGAGCGATACTGGCGTCATCAATGCGTTGCTCCGTCAGGCCGGACTCATCGAGGGGTCACTGTTCTGGCTTCTGGGTCCAAACTCCCTGTATGCAATAATTATCGCGAACGTCTGGCGGAACTTCCCGTATGCAGCGATCATGCTGTACGCTGGACTGCAGTCGGTTCCTGAGCAATTGTACGAGGCTGCCGAAATCGATGGGGCCGGCCGATGGGGGAAGCTGCGGTACGTGACACTGCCACAGTTGAAGCCCGTTTCTGCCGTCATTCTACTGCTGTTGATTCTCTGGACGTTCATCAATTTCCCCGTCCCATACATTCTGCTGGGTGGGTCACCCAGCGAATCGGGGAACGTACTGATGTTGCTCATTTACTCCTTTGGCTTCAAACAGAGTGCATACGGGATCGGGTCCGCACTCAGCGCGATGCTGTTCCTGTTTTCGATGACTATTGCATACGTCTATTACAAGCGCGTTGTGGCGTCTAGCTACGACGGAGGTGCTGTCTGA
- a CDS encoding ABC transporter substrate-binding protein encodes MSDSSLRSGKRRHFIKSAGAATVTLLAGCGGNESSESTPGDGDSGDSGANTGNQSNDITTLTVRHFVNDHIETFYEKHNPILKKKHGITVDFETMGWGVARKKQNNSISTRTGPDVEEIASTWLPQQVNSDGWLDLEEAGVSMPTDNIYESPLQIGKFDGVRAGFPWFWGPRGHIYYKSLFEEAGIDGPPSTWDELADDATKYNKQAEKWEQEGYNTRYLFGIPGANNWAVVQYYMMLIWQNGGSVINGSEPTFDSDAAVEALNFYKDLSTTHKASPQASVEWNGVARNNAFSSKRIASTWQGLRVANGIDAELGVGKPPAGPRGESSTFFGVNLMGIHPWTKKKGAAATFIEYLMQPEVNAELAKGSGFLPTIKSSFEQEAFQGELYQSFSEDVLNNTNAKTAPQVVGWGDVSGAIKGAVTKVLTKAATNSWSEGDTEAALQQAAMQAENALQD; translated from the coding sequence ATGTCAGACAGTAGTTTGCGGAGTGGCAAGCGACGCCACTTCATCAAAAGCGCCGGCGCGGCAACGGTCACGCTGCTCGCAGGCTGTGGGGGCAATGAAAGTTCGGAGAGTACTCCCGGAGACGGAGATAGCGGTGATTCCGGAGCGAACACCGGCAACCAGTCGAACGATATAACCACTCTCACAGTCCGTCACTTCGTCAACGACCACATTGAGACGTTCTACGAGAAACACAATCCAATACTAAAGAAAAAACACGGAATCACCGTGGATTTCGAGACGATGGGCTGGGGCGTCGCTCGGAAGAAGCAAAACAACAGTATCTCCACCCGGACCGGTCCGGATGTCGAGGAGATCGCATCGACGTGGTTGCCACAACAGGTCAACTCCGACGGCTGGCTGGACCTCGAAGAAGCCGGCGTTTCAATGCCGACGGACAATATCTACGAGTCCCCGCTTCAGATAGGCAAGTTTGACGGTGTCCGGGCAGGATTCCCCTGGTTCTGGGGACCTCGTGGACATATTTACTATAAATCCCTGTTCGAGGAAGCTGGTATCGATGGTCCCCCTTCGACCTGGGACGAACTCGCAGATGACGCGACGAAGTATAACAAACAGGCCGAAAAGTGGGAACAGGAGGGTTACAACACGAGATACCTGTTTGGCATCCCTGGTGCGAACAACTGGGCTGTCGTCCAGTACTATATGATGCTCATCTGGCAAAACGGCGGGAGCGTCATTAACGGGTCCGAGCCGACATTTGACAGCGACGCGGCCGTGGAGGCGCTGAATTTCTACAAGGACCTGTCGACAACGCACAAAGCGTCCCCACAGGCGTCAGTCGAGTGGAACGGTGTTGCCCGAAACAACGCGTTTAGCAGCAAGCGGATAGCCTCTACGTGGCAGGGACTCAGAGTTGCAAACGGTATCGATGCCGAGCTTGGCGTCGGCAAGCCACCGGCTGGCCCCCGGGGAGAGTCGTCGACCTTTTTTGGAGTGAATCTCATGGGAATCCATCCATGGACAAAAAAGAAGGGCGCAGCCGCGACATTCATCGAGTATCTGATGCAGCCGGAGGTCAACGCAGAGCTTGCGAAGGGGTCTGGCTTCCTGCCGACAATCAAGAGTAGCTTCGAACAAGAAGCGTTCCAGGGTGAGCTGTACCAGTCCTTCAGCGAAGATGTGCTGAACAACACAAACGCAAAGACAGCGCCACAAGTCGTGGGGTGGGGTGATGTCTCCGGAGCGATCAAAGGGGCCGTCACAAAGGTGCTCACGAAGGCAGCAACGAACTCTTGGTCAGAAGGAGATACCGAAGCGGCACTCCAACAGGCTGCGATGCAGGCAGAGAACGCGCTCCAGGACTGA
- a CDS encoding SIS domain-containing protein, giving the protein MTTHAVYDEIRTGIDRLNDFEMSTRDLSEPRKRIANANRVHFIGCGSSYWTGVIGQYAAFQSGIDATAYAASEYLFAGPPITEQTVVVAYSQSGETSETVTAARRAKERGAAVIGITNSNGSSLGTVADVALVTPAGTEKAVLATKTVDAALMLTLSLLGGKYSERTPSELQRTCRNVLNQDFKAAVAVLSEATTLYTLGRGIEYGLAGEAATKFGEGALLHTTPLPTPEISHGPIANAAGEPALVIAAHESKSALTSEVVSKLRDADVTTIVLRRPTNNYGGDISIELPPQSPDHPIVPLKILQSLTYKTAVKKGYNPDDPPELSKHIEWSALR; this is encoded by the coding sequence ATGACCACACACGCAGTCTACGACGAGATCCGTACCGGTATCGACCGACTGAATGATTTCGAGATGAGCACCCGTGATCTTTCCGAGCCACGTAAGCGTATTGCAAACGCTAATAGAGTCCACTTCATCGGCTGTGGGTCTTCTTACTGGACCGGTGTGATCGGTCAATATGCGGCGTTCCAGAGCGGCATTGATGCAACAGCGTACGCCGCATCAGAATACCTGTTCGCTGGTCCACCGATTACTGAGCAAACGGTTGTCGTCGCCTACTCCCAGTCTGGCGAGACATCTGAAACCGTTACAGCAGCGCGACGAGCAAAAGAGCGTGGTGCGGCCGTTATCGGGATTACAAACAGCAACGGTTCATCGCTCGGGACAGTAGCGGACGTGGCCCTTGTCACGCCGGCGGGAACCGAGAAGGCAGTCCTTGCTACCAAAACAGTCGATGCCGCGTTGATGCTGACCCTCTCGTTGCTCGGGGGCAAGTACAGCGAGCGCACACCGAGCGAGTTACAGCGCACGTGCCGGAATGTTCTCAATCAGGACTTCAAGGCAGCCGTCGCAGTCCTTTCGGAAGCCACGACTCTCTATACGCTCGGACGGGGAATCGAATACGGACTTGCAGGCGAGGCTGCGACGAAGTTCGGCGAGGGTGCGCTGTTACATACAACACCACTCCCGACACCTGAAATCAGCCACGGCCCCATCGCCAACGCCGCCGGGGAGCCGGCACTCGTCATTGCCGCTCACGAATCGAAGTCAGCGCTGACCAGCGAGGTTGTTTCGAAGCTACGCGACGCTGACGTTACTACTATTGTCCTCCGGCGGCCGACGAACAATTACGGTGGAGACATCTCAATAGAACTCCCCCCGCAATCGCCAGACCACCCGATAGTGCCGTTAAAAATCCTGCAATCGCTCACGTACAAGACGGCCGTCAAGAAGGGATACAATCCGGATGATCCACCGGAACTATCAAAACATATCGAGTGGAGCGCACTGCGGTAA
- the dgoD gene encoding galactonate dehydratase, whose product MQITGYELFEIPPRWVFLKLETSTGLLGWGEPVIEGRAKTVRAAVEEMLDQYLIGKDPFRIEDHWQALYRGGFYRGGPILMSAIAGINQALWDIKGKHFDAPVYELLGGKSREKVRVYKWIGGDRPEDVAAEATRLAEAGYTALKMDATNQTRFIETRASLDEITDRIQHVRTAVDDRVDIGIDFRGRVSKSMAKTLANRLESVEPMFIEEPVLPENIEHLPTIAAQTHAPIAAGERLYSRWDYKDLLKTGAIDVIQPDVSHAGGISEMVKLANMAESHDVAIAPNCPLGPIALAASIQVDTVVPNLLVQDQGFAVHSGATSPAHDLLQSNPFSFDEGYLKTLDGPGLGIDVALDVVREKAEADIDWYNPIWRHEDGSVADW is encoded by the coding sequence ATGCAAATCACCGGATACGAACTGTTCGAAATCCCTCCCCGCTGGGTCTTCCTCAAACTAGAAACCAGCACTGGGCTTCTGGGCTGGGGTGAGCCTGTTATTGAAGGTAGAGCAAAGACAGTTCGAGCGGCGGTCGAGGAGATGTTGGACCAGTACCTTATCGGGAAGGACCCGTTTCGGATAGAAGACCACTGGCAAGCGCTGTACCGGGGCGGATTCTATCGCGGCGGGCCGATCCTGATGTCCGCCATCGCTGGCATCAATCAAGCACTCTGGGATATCAAGGGGAAACATTTCGATGCCCCTGTGTATGAACTGCTGGGTGGGAAAAGTCGAGAAAAGGTACGAGTGTACAAGTGGATCGGCGGTGACCGGCCAGAGGATGTCGCTGCGGAAGCGACGCGATTAGCTGAGGCTGGCTACACCGCGCTCAAAATGGACGCGACGAATCAGACCAGATTCATCGAAACGAGAGCGTCGCTCGATGAGATCACAGACCGAATTCAGCACGTTCGAACAGCGGTGGACGACCGAGTAGATATCGGGATTGATTTCAGAGGTCGAGTCTCGAAATCGATGGCGAAAACCCTTGCCAACCGTCTTGAATCCGTTGAGCCGATGTTCATTGAAGAGCCGGTGCTTCCCGAAAACATCGAACACCTTCCGACCATCGCAGCACAGACACACGCACCCATCGCAGCAGGTGAGCGGTTATACTCGAGATGGGATTACAAAGATCTCCTCAAAACGGGGGCAATCGACGTGATTCAGCCCGACGTCTCTCATGCAGGGGGTATCTCAGAGATGGTCAAACTGGCAAACATGGCGGAATCACACGATGTCGCCATTGCTCCGAACTGCCCGCTGGGACCGATTGCACTGGCTGCGTCGATTCAGGTCGATACGGTCGTTCCAAATCTATTAGTACAGGATCAGGGGTTTGCTGTCCACTCTGGGGCGACCAGTCCCGCACATGACCTGCTACAGTCGAATCCGTTTTCGTTCGACGAGGGCTACCTGAAGACGCTGGACGGTCCGGGCCTGGGTATCGATGTAGCGCTAGATGTGGTTCGAGAAAAAGCAGAAGCAGATATCGACTGGTACAATCCGATATGGCGGCACGAGGACGGCAGCGTTGCCGACTGGTGA
- a CDS encoding IclR family transcriptional regulator, with product MPDKTETATLSAPMKTFAIVDVLRDADEPLGVSEVADKLGYTRSTTYKHLNTLLQSGYVTKSTGDYQLTLKFADIGEHVKSQTSIYHDTKPQIDQISATTGESAGLAIECERQIADVYHTAVDDSLRHVNYPYFHCSAPGKAILAASEPAEVDAILDHSGLPAMTENTITDRQTLTAELDNIRDRGIAFERREQYLDVNCVAVPIQDQSATAAVYVAGHAERLSGKRLQEDVPGMILSAVRQLNAEQV from the coding sequence ATGCCCGACAAAACTGAGACAGCAACACTTTCAGCTCCGATGAAGACGTTCGCCATTGTCGACGTGCTCAGAGATGCCGATGAGCCGCTTGGCGTCTCAGAAGTAGCTGATAAACTCGGGTACACTCGGAGTACGACATACAAGCACCTGAATACGCTGTTGCAGTCAGGCTACGTTACAAAGAGCACAGGGGACTATCAGCTGACGCTCAAGTTTGCTGATATCGGCGAACACGTTAAATCCCAGACCTCCATCTATCACGACACGAAGCCTCAGATAGATCAGATATCTGCGACGACTGGCGAGTCAGCGGGACTGGCCATCGAGTGTGAAAGACAAATTGCCGATGTCTATCACACCGCTGTTGATGACTCACTGCGACACGTCAACTACCCGTATTTTCACTGCAGCGCGCCGGGCAAGGCAATCCTCGCAGCGAGCGAGCCAGCGGAGGTTGATGCTATTTTAGACCACAGTGGGTTGCCTGCAATGACCGAAAACACGATTACTGATCGACAGACGCTCACTGCCGAACTAGATAATATTCGGGACCGAGGTATCGCGTTCGAGCGTCGTGAACAGTATCTAGACGTAAATTGCGTTGCGGTTCCGATTCAGGACCAGTCTGCAACTGCGGCCGTGTACGTGGCGGGACACGCTGAACGGCTGAGCGGGAAGCGGTTACAGGAGGATGTCCCCGGAATGATACTGAGCGCTGTCAGGCAACTCAACGCGGAGCAAGTCTGA